The Algoriphagus sanaruensis genome window below encodes:
- a CDS encoding efflux RND transporter permease subunit, translating into MNITSISIHRPSLIIVLFSLFILLGYIGFTNLSYELMPDFNQPVLVIKTAYPGASPDEVQSSVSEKIEDALSNLEGVDYLVTKSMPNASVIIANMNYGVDLDQAMQDAQRYIGNISKDLPEDVLSPVMSKVSPNDLPIMSITSTSNLDSKVFYQKMVDEFLPQIQQLKGVAEITVLGGEQREIQVQVDPNKLRFYQISLQQVVDAINRAGLDVPAGNVQSDRIQNAVRLSGKFQDLASLESVQVAMPIPGSPIYVKDVAIVTDGTKEIASISRFNGKEGIGLLLKKQGDANAVDVSRAVRKKLSLIEERYQSEEVSFVIADDSTDNTIAAVNSVVFDLILAVILVALVMLLFLRSFRNSLIVLVAIPTSLVTAFAVMWLLGYTLNLMTLLAMSLIVGILVDDATVVLENIQRHLDMGKSKKSAAMDGRLEIGFSALSITLVDVVVFLPILFLQVFVADMLKQFSVVVITSTMTSLLVGFTLTPWMASRIGKAEDLKPTNAFNRLLIGFEQQLDHFIAWYGRQLSWVLIHKLAFTGIVTLLFVMTLGILRQGIIGKELIATGDQGKFRMYLEYDKSTSVKENNLRTLKVEQFLLQQPEVATLFSNVAGPTTGIGSLGVGLPYKSELTIQLHDKKETGGLSTEKFMKEVREEMKRTFPGISFSMTALGLIPRTSPIEMTLSGPDQEQVMQAAQDLALAVEKIPGADYVKLSVEQGSPEYQVIPDSDKLQGLGLSNAALGMTMRSAFAGNEDATLTEAGTEYPVRIQLDNFNRQSYEDVRNFQLVNSKGMPITLSQVAEVVQANSPSLLERKDRQPAVTLTADALGRPSGSVADEVVAYLNKNPLPEGISMVWGSDIKRQNDSFGALGQVLLISFLLIYLIMVALYDSFVYPFVVLFSIPVAVIGAILALNLSINNLSLFALLGLIMLMGLVAKNAILIVDFTNQLKAKGLETREALIEAGKGRMRPILMTTLSMVIGMLPIALASGTASEWKNGLAWVIIGGLLSSLILTVYLVPMVYEFIDRLKIRFQGTAKSS; encoded by the coding sequence ATGAACATTACATCAATTTCCATCCATAGGCCCTCGCTGATTATCGTATTGTTCAGCTTGTTTATCCTTTTAGGATACATCGGCTTTACCAATTTGTCTTACGAACTCATGCCGGACTTTAATCAGCCGGTGTTGGTAATCAAGACTGCCTATCCAGGGGCATCGCCTGATGAGGTTCAATCTTCTGTTTCGGAAAAAATCGAAGATGCGCTCTCCAATCTGGAAGGAGTCGATTATCTCGTCACCAAGTCCATGCCCAATGCATCGGTCATCATTGCTAATATGAATTACGGAGTTGACCTTGATCAGGCTATGCAGGATGCCCAACGGTATATCGGCAATATTTCCAAAGACTTACCTGAGGACGTGTTGTCTCCGGTGATGAGTAAGGTATCGCCAAATGACCTGCCAATAATGTCCATTACTTCTACTAGCAACCTGGATTCTAAGGTTTTTTATCAGAAAATGGTGGATGAGTTTTTGCCTCAAATTCAGCAGTTGAAGGGGGTAGCGGAAATCACCGTATTGGGTGGGGAGCAACGGGAGATTCAGGTTCAAGTCGATCCCAATAAGTTGCGATTTTATCAGATTTCATTGCAGCAGGTCGTCGATGCAATTAACCGGGCAGGTCTGGATGTGCCGGCTGGGAATGTGCAGTCAGATAGGATTCAAAATGCAGTTCGTCTGAGTGGTAAATTCCAGGATCTTGCCTCACTTGAATCAGTTCAGGTAGCGATGCCTATACCGGGCTCCCCAATCTATGTAAAAGATGTGGCCATAGTAACCGATGGTACCAAAGAGATCGCGTCAATTAGTCGATTTAACGGGAAAGAAGGAATTGGGCTATTGCTCAAAAAACAGGGTGATGCCAATGCAGTGGATGTTTCCAGGGCTGTCCGGAAAAAGCTTTCTCTGATCGAGGAGAGGTATCAATCAGAAGAAGTGTCATTTGTCATCGCCGATGACAGTACTGACAACACCATCGCGGCGGTTAATTCTGTAGTTTTTGATTTGATTTTAGCTGTAATCCTCGTGGCCTTGGTGATGCTGCTCTTCTTACGCAGCTTCCGAAACTCACTGATTGTCCTAGTAGCTATTCCAACTTCACTTGTGACTGCTTTCGCAGTGATGTGGCTCTTGGGCTATACGCTCAATTTGATGACACTGCTAGCAATGTCTTTGATTGTTGGCATTTTGGTGGATGATGCCACAGTTGTTTTGGAAAATATTCAGCGTCACTTGGATATGGGGAAAAGCAAAAAATCTGCTGCCATGGATGGACGGTTGGAAATTGGCTTTTCTGCCTTATCCATTACTCTGGTGGATGTGGTTGTGTTTCTGCCCATTCTATTTCTTCAGGTTTTTGTGGCGGATATGCTCAAGCAGTTTTCAGTAGTGGTTATTACCTCAACCATGACTAGTTTGCTGGTTGGTTTTACCCTTACACCTTGGATGGCATCCCGTATTGGAAAAGCAGAAGATCTAAAACCCACAAATGCTTTTAATAGATTATTGATTGGTTTCGAACAACAGTTGGACCATTTCATCGCATGGTATGGACGTCAATTGTCTTGGGTACTTATTCATAAACTTGCATTTACTGGAATTGTTACTTTGCTTTTTGTTATGACACTAGGAATTCTCAGACAGGGAATAATAGGAAAGGAACTCATTGCGACGGGAGATCAGGGTAAGTTTCGGATGTATCTGGAGTATGACAAGTCCACCAGTGTAAAAGAAAATAACCTACGTACCCTGAAAGTAGAACAGTTCCTTCTACAGCAACCCGAAGTTGCGACGCTTTTTAGTAATGTCGCAGGGCCTACCACAGGTATTGGTAGTTTGGGAGTAGGATTGCCATACAAGTCAGAACTCACTATACAGCTCCATGACAAAAAGGAAACAGGTGGCCTTTCCACTGAGAAATTTATGAAAGAGGTGCGAGAGGAAATGAAGCGGACTTTTCCTGGGATTAGTTTTTCGATGACAGCCCTAGGTTTAATTCCGCGCACTTCACCAATAGAGATGACTCTCAGTGGTCCTGATCAGGAGCAGGTTATGCAGGCGGCTCAAGATTTAGCCTTGGCAGTGGAGAAAATTCCCGGAGCAGATTACGTCAAACTGTCTGTAGAACAGGGAAGTCCTGAGTATCAAGTTATTCCGGATTCGGATAAACTTCAGGGACTTGGGCTTTCTAATGCTGCATTGGGGATGACCATGCGCAGTGCATTTGCAGGGAATGAGGATGCAACGTTGACCGAGGCCGGAACAGAATATCCTGTACGAATTCAGCTGGATAATTTCAATCGACAGTCTTACGAAGATGTCAGAAACTTTCAATTGGTAAACTCCAAAGGGATGCCTATCACCCTTTCCCAAGTGGCAGAAGTGGTGCAAGCCAATTCCCCCTCGCTTTTGGAGCGCAAAGACCGACAGCCGGCAGTAACCTTGACAGCTGATGCCTTGGGACGACCTTCCGGTTCTGTAGCAGATGAAGTGGTCGCATACTTAAATAAAAACCCGCTCCCTGAAGGAATCAGTATGGTGTGGGGCTCTGATATTAAGCGGCAAAATGACAGTTTCGGTGCATTAGGTCAGGTATTGTTGATTTCTTTTCTGTTGATTTACCTGATCATGGTGGCGCTATACGATAGCTTTGTTTATCCATTTGTGGTCTTGTTTTCAATCCCCGTGGCAGTAATCGGAGCAATCCTGGCACTCAATCTTTCGATAAACAACCTGAGTTTATTTGCACTCTTAGGTCTGATCATGCTGATGGGCCTGGTGGCCAAAAATGCCATTTTGATCGTGGATTTTACTAATCAACTCAAGGCAAAAGGATTGGAAACTCGGGAAGCTCTGATTGAGGCAGGAAAAGGTAGGATGCGTCCCATTTTGATGACTACACTTTCCATGGTAATCGGGATGCTTCCAATTGCATTGGCAAGTGGCACAGCGAGTGAGTGGAAAAATGGCCTGGCTTGGGTGATTATTGGCGGACTACTTTCTTCCTTGATTTTGACCGTTTATTTGGTACCTATGGTTTACGAGTTCATAGATCGGCTGAAGATTCGTTTCCAGGGTACTGCGAAATCATCCTAA
- a CDS encoding efflux RND transporter periplasmic adaptor subunit, translating into MKKILIYIIPLALIAAVAIKLLSNKKTAEDRVYVYDKEQKVSVFAVKATEGQLASQRSFSGVIEAVRESKISGEVQGKVNLVAVEVGQEVRVNQLLVQQDVALLQLQLKAAEVQKDGLKADLKRYQVLVNNEAIQGIQLEKTELALAGLEVQIGTLQEQIAKSSIRAPFSGIVTAKLTEVGDFAAPGKPLIQVTDLSKIKLTLQIPENDLLYFQAGSSQVVKIASLLAEFSGKVTLIGSRGTLGNSFPVELTFDNTPDLAIKAGMFGEVEVNLKQAESGVTLPASALLGSDLNPQVYIIQNGKATLKPIQIARRVGDQLMVSSGVQPGEVVITGGLVNVFEGANVEPIFSSQR; encoded by the coding sequence ATGAAAAAGATCCTTATTTATATTATCCCATTGGCTCTGATTGCAGCGGTCGCGATCAAGCTCCTATCGAATAAGAAAACTGCCGAAGATCGGGTGTATGTTTATGATAAAGAACAAAAGGTTTCTGTTTTTGCAGTGAAAGCTACCGAAGGGCAACTCGCCAGTCAGCGGAGTTTTTCCGGTGTGATCGAGGCTGTTAGAGAAAGTAAAATCAGCGGAGAAGTACAGGGAAAGGTGAACCTTGTGGCAGTAGAGGTAGGACAAGAGGTTCGCGTCAATCAGCTTCTCGTGCAGCAGGATGTAGCGTTGCTTCAATTACAGTTGAAGGCAGCCGAAGTGCAAAAGGACGGTCTGAAGGCTGATCTAAAACGGTATCAGGTTTTGGTAAATAATGAAGCTATTCAGGGTATACAACTGGAAAAAACGGAGCTGGCCTTGGCAGGATTGGAAGTGCAAATTGGAACTCTCCAAGAACAAATTGCCAAGTCTTCCATTCGGGCACCTTTTTCTGGAATCGTTACAGCAAAATTGACTGAGGTTGGCGATTTTGCCGCTCCCGGAAAACCGCTGATACAAGTTACAGATCTCAGCAAAATCAAATTAACCTTGCAGATTCCTGAGAATGACCTGCTCTATTTTCAAGCAGGGAGTTCTCAAGTGGTGAAAATCGCTTCTCTTTTGGCTGAATTTTCCGGGAAAGTCACCTTGATTGGAAGCCGAGGAACGCTTGGTAATAGTTTTCCGGTTGAACTGACGTTTGACAATACACCCGATTTGGCTATTAAAGCAGGAATGTTTGGGGAGGTTGAGGTGAATTTAAAGCAAGCGGAAAGTGGGGTGACTTTGCCTGCATCTGCCTTGCTAGGGTCTGATCTGAATCCTCAAGTCTATATCATTCAAAATGGGAAGGCTACACTCAAGCCTATCCAAATTGCAAGGCGCGTAGGAGATCAGCTGATGGTGAGTTCAGGTGTCCAACCAGGAGAAGTGGTTATTACTGGAGGACTGGTCAATGTATTTGAAGGAGCAAATGTGGAACCTATTTTTTCTTCTCAGCGATGA
- a CDS encoding TolC family protein has translation MLVNTHKQILLTFLFFLGIGNAKAQEWTLLQSLDTAMQHNRTLLISQNLSNAAVLKNQEAKSHLLPKVMAIADYKYFTQLPYQILPQEAFGGPSGVYRAIQFGVPHTIMGNLNLRMPIYDPQIMAGIQVSESYQQLIDLQRVRTEEQVYLEVSNLYYNAQISKNKLAFLQANQVNGEKLERNVRLLFEQKLASRTDLDKVILQNQQLVSQIIQLESQYQTILQQLKLVIGLPLQEEMDVVTEVQFEESELPDAGLTSDYRIQELREKVLAEELKGLKKSRIPSLNLVANYGTTGFGYRGAPESFLDFYSQSFIGAQVNFPIFNGTITSKKIRQKELELENAALQKSLVGDQLQVQYQAALLQQNTAKKQIETTQAQIDLAASIYAKSILIQREGLATLTDILLADQSLRTAQQSYLDAMVDYLKATLEIKKLSATLLN, from the coding sequence ATGTTAGTAAATACTCACAAACAAATCTTATTAACCTTTCTTTTTTTCTTGGGGATAGGGAATGCAAAGGCTCAAGAGTGGACTTTATTGCAAAGTTTGGATACTGCGATGCAGCATAATCGAACGCTATTAATCTCCCAAAATCTATCTAACGCAGCCGTCTTGAAAAATCAAGAGGCCAAGAGTCACCTTTTGCCAAAAGTGATGGCAATTGCGGACTACAAGTATTTCACTCAATTGCCCTATCAAATTCTTCCGCAAGAGGCTTTTGGAGGCCCCTCGGGTGTATATAGGGCGATTCAATTTGGAGTGCCACATACGATCATGGGCAACTTAAATCTCCGGATGCCCATTTATGATCCCCAAATCATGGCTGGAATACAGGTTTCAGAATCGTATCAGCAGTTGATCGATCTGCAACGTGTCAGAACTGAGGAGCAGGTTTACCTAGAGGTGTCGAACCTTTACTACAATGCACAGATTTCGAAAAACAAACTTGCCTTTCTTCAAGCCAATCAGGTAAATGGTGAAAAGCTCGAGCGAAATGTCCGATTACTTTTTGAGCAAAAGCTTGCTAGTCGAACTGATTTGGATAAAGTGATCCTCCAAAATCAACAGTTAGTGTCTCAAATAATCCAATTGGAAAGCCAATATCAAACCATTTTACAGCAGCTCAAATTAGTGATTGGCTTGCCGCTTCAGGAGGAAATGGACGTCGTCACAGAGGTGCAATTCGAGGAATCCGAACTTCCCGATGCGGGGCTGACTTCGGATTATAGGATTCAGGAGCTCCGAGAAAAAGTATTGGCCGAAGAGCTGAAAGGTTTAAAAAAATCCCGGATTCCAAGTTTAAATCTGGTAGCTAACTATGGTACTACAGGCTTCGGATACAGGGGCGCTCCGGAATCCTTTTTGGATTTCTATTCTCAAAGTTTCATCGGAGCGCAAGTGAATTTCCCAATTTTCAACGGTACGATTACTTCCAAAAAAATACGTCAAAAAGAACTGGAACTGGAAAATGCAGCTCTGCAAAAATCGCTGGTTGGAGATCAATTACAAGTTCAATACCAAGCGGCTCTACTTCAGCAAAATACAGCCAAAAAGCAAATCGAAACGACTCAAGCACAAATAGATTTGGCAGCATCGATTTACGCCAAGTCTATCCTAATACAGCGGGAAGGGCTTGCCACGCTCACAGATATTTTGCTTGCGGATCAGTCGCTCAGAACTGCCCAACAGTCTTACCTAGATGCAATGGTCGACTACCTTAAGGCCACACTCGAAATCAAAAAATTATCTGCCACACTTCTCAACTAA
- a CDS encoding TetR/AcrR family transcriptional regulator, whose amino-acid sequence MISERQREIIDAAGKILTESGLGGLTTKKLAFEMGFSEAAIYRHFSSKELIILALLEYLRENMASRLSSLDPGLELEERFRAVFRSQFHFFSSQPHFVVAVFSDGLWEESEQINQAILSLMQTKMSFLMPLVSEGQAKGVFKSEVAEEQLVHLVLGAFRLQMFKWRVSGFSFDLIQSGQKLIDSILLVIKK is encoded by the coding sequence ATGATCTCAGAAAGGCAAAGAGAAATCATCGATGCGGCAGGCAAAATCCTTACTGAATCTGGTCTTGGAGGCCTGACTACGAAAAAACTCGCTTTCGAAATGGGGTTTTCGGAAGCAGCCATTTATAGACATTTTTCCAGTAAGGAGTTGATAATTCTGGCTTTGTTAGAATATCTCCGTGAAAATATGGCTTCTAGACTTTCATCCTTGGATCCAGGTTTGGAATTGGAGGAGCGTTTTCGGGCGGTTTTTAGAAGTCAGTTTCATTTTTTTTCCAGTCAGCCACATTTTGTCGTAGCGGTTTTCTCGGATGGGCTTTGGGAGGAGAGTGAGCAGATCAATCAGGCGATTCTGTCTTTAATGCAAACAAAAATGAGCTTTTTGATGCCCTTGGTTTCAGAGGGGCAGGCCAAAGGTGTCTTCAAGTCTGAAGTTGCTGAGGAGCAATTGGTGCATTTGGTATTGGGAGCTTTCAGGCTTCAGATGTTCAAATGGCGAGTTTCAGGATTCAGTTTTGACCTAATTCAATCTGGTCAAAAGTTGATCGATTCCATTTTACTAGTAATCAAAAAGTAA
- a CDS encoding thermonuclease family protein, with product MKLYKLSPIIIFVSFLVASVCPFEGITQTKTVLLTVTKVSDGDTFWVIHPSGKEEKIRLIGINAPESRKTGSKDVEFFGKEASTYTKQLLLNKRVRLEFDVQKYDRYKRTLAYAYLESGSMVNAHLVKEGYARVATYPPNVKYQEQFQKLEREARIERRGLWR from the coding sequence ATGAAACTTTACAAATTATCCCCAATTATAATCTTTGTATCCTTTCTAGTTGCTTCAGTATGTCCTTTTGAAGGAATTACCCAAACAAAGACCGTACTTCTCACAGTTACCAAAGTATCTGACGGAGATACGTTTTGGGTCATCCATCCTTCAGGAAAAGAAGAGAAAATTCGCCTGATTGGGATCAACGCACCCGAGTCGAGAAAAACTGGCAGTAAGGATGTGGAATTTTTTGGAAAAGAGGCTAGTACTTATACTAAGCAACTGCTACTCAATAAGCGCGTGAGATTGGAATTTGATGTCCAAAAATACGATCGATATAAACGTACCTTGGCCTATGCTTACCTCGAATCAGGCAGTATGGTCAATGCCCACTTAGTAAAGGAAGGCTACGCACGCGTAGCTACTTATCCGCCCAACGTTAAATACCAGGAACAATTTCAAAAATTGGAACGGGAAGCTCGAATTGAAAGAAGGGGGCTTTGGAGGTGA
- a CDS encoding chemotaxis protein CheB, with product MKKGGKNYEKEPYIIAIGASAGGMEAIHLLFDHTPEDGVAYVIIQHLSPDHKSFMSELLAKHSKLKITVAENEMFVETNHVYLMPQGKNMTIKNRRLFLTDLKPYQPNKSIDVFFDSLAESHKEKSIAVILSGTGTDGTKGIAAIKRNGGFVIVQDPQSAKFNGMPLSAIDTGHVDAILTPDLIPEEIITHLKSQDLEDDISGNSNEDLESDLLKILELIQKNTPLDFSDYKRPTIVRRIILRMAKNKIASLKEYVSFLETHPSEISNLAKEFLISVTKFFRDKEAFEVIQKKVIPEIIDNKLQVDTFKVWVVGCATGEEAYSLAILISECLSERKKNLEVKIFASDIDKAALQHASKGIYPARIENDISQERLSKFFTKQGDHYRVRDHLRKMLIFADHDIVKQPPYGKMDLISCRNLLIYINPILQKKILTSLHFCLNLGGYLFLGPSESLGEAKKSFIEVNKKWRIFKSIEVARNFRDTTYSTPGLERQLESINQVSTPPKNTEKGNLLDLFNHSLLELSGFEAAIWINRNFKIVQTLGNYEKYLLPKLFNFNLLEMLPEELSIATSTTIHQALKNNKEAGVKKVIFHKDDKPHAVNVFVKPFLSDIDTVSGYFLVLFSDDKSKKVFRPETVDFEKEAQVIEYIDNLKEELSETKQKLTEVNHALEESNDNISSYNEELISSNEEMQSVNEELQSVNEELQTVNNEYQLKIKELAELNDELNNYFKSTISAQLYVDQDLVLKKFTPSAIKQINLKESDVGRVISDITTNIRFSTVITDIQKVITSSEVIEKEVQTLDGRWYQMMGIPYVRQQDNRNDGVIITFNDITELKKIQDKLSKINDEHKTFIYSVSHDLRGPLANLRTFISLLKEEIEQGSNDLLELVNMTDKSVANLNTIVRELTDVVKIESEIDVPEWVNLKELLTEIESVLKDIFVNLNSKINYDLKESRIQFSKKNLRSILFNILSNAMKYRSPERDLVVNIRTEKSDGQIILTIQDNGLGIEESERSKIFGVFHRAHDHVEGIGVGLYLVKKIINNAGGDIEVESEVGKGSSFKIYFPKSQES from the coding sequence ATGAAAAAAGGCGGAAAGAATTATGAAAAAGAGCCCTACATTATTGCAATAGGGGCATCAGCGGGAGGAATGGAGGCTATTCACCTGCTATTTGACCATACCCCAGAGGATGGGGTGGCTTATGTGATTATTCAGCATCTTTCGCCAGATCATAAAAGTTTCATGTCAGAGCTTCTTGCGAAGCATAGCAAACTTAAAATCACGGTTGCCGAAAATGAGATGTTTGTGGAAACAAATCATGTTTACCTGATGCCGCAGGGAAAGAACATGACCATCAAAAATCGGAGATTATTCCTTACTGATCTCAAGCCTTATCAACCTAATAAATCCATTGACGTTTTTTTTGATTCCCTAGCGGAGAGCCACAAGGAAAAAAGCATTGCCGTGATCCTTTCCGGAACAGGGACTGATGGCACCAAAGGTATTGCAGCTATCAAAAGAAACGGCGGCTTTGTGATTGTTCAAGATCCTCAAAGCGCAAAGTTTAATGGCATGCCATTGAGTGCTATTGACACGGGCCATGTAGATGCAATCCTTACTCCAGATTTGATTCCAGAGGAAATTATTACCCACTTAAAGAGTCAGGATTTGGAAGATGATATTTCTGGAAATTCCAATGAAGACCTTGAGTCTGACTTATTGAAAATTCTTGAACTGATCCAAAAAAACACTCCCTTAGATTTTTCAGACTATAAGCGACCAACAATAGTAAGAAGGATCATTTTGAGAATGGCTAAAAATAAGATAGCCTCCTTAAAGGAATATGTGTCTTTTTTAGAAACCCATCCTTCTGAAATTTCAAATTTGGCAAAAGAATTCCTGATCAGTGTGACCAAGTTTTTCAGGGATAAAGAGGCGTTTGAGGTGATCCAGAAAAAAGTCATCCCAGAGATCATTGACAATAAATTGCAGGTTGACACATTTAAGGTTTGGGTAGTGGGGTGTGCAACAGGGGAAGAAGCGTATTCCCTCGCAATTCTTATCTCGGAGTGTCTTTCTGAACGGAAGAAGAATCTGGAGGTAAAGATTTTTGCGAGTGATATTGATAAAGCTGCACTTCAACATGCCTCTAAAGGTATTTATCCTGCAAGAATCGAAAATGATATTTCACAAGAACGGTTAAGCAAGTTTTTTACCAAGCAAGGTGATCATTACCGAGTGAGAGATCACCTTAGAAAAATGCTCATTTTCGCTGATCATGATATTGTCAAGCAGCCTCCTTATGGTAAGATGGATTTGATTAGCTGCAGGAATCTCTTGATCTACATCAATCCTATCCTACAGAAGAAAATCCTTACCTCACTTCACTTTTGCCTCAATTTGGGAGGATACCTCTTTTTGGGACCAAGTGAAAGTCTTGGAGAGGCAAAGAAGTCTTTTATAGAGGTAAATAAGAAATGGAGAATCTTTAAAAGTATTGAAGTAGCCCGGAATTTCAGAGATACTACTTACAGTACACCTGGCTTGGAAAGGCAATTAGAAAGCATAAACCAAGTCTCTACCCCACCGAAAAATACCGAAAAAGGTAACCTGCTGGATCTTTTTAATCATTCACTACTGGAACTATCCGGATTTGAAGCAGCAATTTGGATTAACAGGAACTTCAAAATAGTTCAGACTTTGGGTAACTATGAAAAATACCTGCTTCCCAAACTTTTTAATTTCAACTTGTTGGAGATGTTGCCTGAGGAACTCTCCATTGCCACCTCCACTACTATCCATCAAGCATTGAAAAACAATAAAGAGGCTGGTGTTAAAAAAGTAATCTTCCATAAGGATGACAAACCCCACGCTGTTAATGTTTTTGTAAAGCCTTTTTTGTCTGACATTGATACTGTTTCAGGCTACTTTTTGGTTCTTTTTAGTGATGATAAATCAAAAAAGGTATTTCGGCCCGAAACTGTTGATTTTGAAAAAGAGGCACAGGTTATTGAATATATAGATAATCTCAAGGAAGAGCTTTCGGAAACAAAGCAAAAACTGACCGAAGTGAATCATGCATTGGAAGAATCCAATGATAATATTTCTTCCTACAATGAAGAGCTCATTTCGAGTAATGAGGAAATGCAAAGCGTCAATGAGGAACTTCAGTCTGTCAATGAAGAATTGCAAACCGTCAACAACGAATACCAACTCAAAATAAAAGAGTTGGCGGAATTGAATGATGAATTGAATAATTACTTCAAGTCAACTATCAGCGCGCAACTTTATGTAGACCAAGACCTTGTCCTTAAGAAGTTTACCCCATCTGCGATTAAGCAGATCAATCTTAAAGAGAGTGATGTAGGAAGGGTAATAAGTGATATTACTACCAATATTCGTTTTTCTACGGTGATCACAGATATCCAAAAAGTAATTACTTCTTCTGAGGTAATTGAAAAGGAGGTTCAAACTCTGGATGGAAGATGGTATCAAATGATGGGAATTCCCTATGTGAGACAACAGGATAATAGGAACGATGGTGTGATAATTACCTTTAATGATATTACGGAACTAAAAAAGATTCAGGATAAACTCTCAAAAATCAATGATGAGCATAAAACCTTTATTTATTCAGTTTCTCATGATTTAAGGGGGCCGTTAGCCAATTTGAGGACATTTATTTCACTCTTAAAAGAGGAAATAGAACAGGGATCCAATGATCTGTTGGAGTTGGTAAATATGACAGATAAATCAGTTGCCAACCTAAATACCATTGTCCGAGAACTCACAGACGTCGTAAAAATCGAAAGTGAAATAGATGTTCCGGAATGGGTTAACCTGAAAGAATTACTCACTGAAATTGAATCAGTCTTGAAGGATATATTCGTGAATTTAAATTCCAAAATCAATTATGATTTAAAGGAATCTAGAATTCAATTTTCAAAAAAGAATTTAAGAAGTATCCTGTTTAATATTTTGAGCAATGCCATGAAATATAGATCACCCGAACGGGATCTAGTGGTTAATATTCGAACAGAAAAATCAGATGGTCAAATAATTTTGACGATTCAGGATAATGGATTGGGGATTGAAGAAAGTGAAAGAAGTAAGATTTTTGGAGTATTTCACCGCGCACATGACCATGTCGAAGGAATTGGAGTAGGCTTGTATTTGGTGAAGAAAATAATCAACAACGCAGGAGGCGACATTGAGGTCGAAAGTGAGGTAGGGAAAGGCTCAAGTTTCAAGATTTACTTCCCAAAAAGTCAGGAATCGTAA